The Aspergillus nidulans FGSC A4 chromosome VIII genome contains the following window.
ATCGGGGATCGGGGTTACATAGTAAAGCGAGGTATGATTATATAGGATGGAATTCATCCCACAAAAAAATATCGGCTAAGCGAGATTATCGGCTAAACGAGGATCGGCTTGGCGGGGCCGCACTGTATGGAAAATAATCCAGCGTTCGGTCAATCCGAACCAGGAAAACAACCCAGCACTGTGTGGACTCGACGATCAGGATCATAGACGCAttcgtcgtcttctggaTCCTGAGCCGTACTTGTACTTTGCAACACTAAGCTTGATTTCAACCTTGCTGATAATCGAATGTCTTATACCGTACCATGTACCGCCGATCATGACGACTGAGACTCGCATCATCAAATCAATCTCAATGTTGAGCATTGAGCAGCCACGAGCTCTTGATCTTCGACCGCGTTTGACTGGAGCCATCCATTTAACCTCGACTCTGCATCCAGGGGTCTTGACGAGTCAAGAACTACGTAATTTGCACCTTGGGCGTATCGCCGGGCAAAGCCCGGTCGAGTCATGTGACCCAAACTCGGTTCCCCCTTGAAACGTCGTTCCAGGTCCACTCGATCGAAAGATGGCCCCAGAATCAAATGGTGCAACGCAATGCTGTAATCTTTGCATGAGCAGTGGAAACATCAGCAAAACGGTCGAGAGCAGACCAGGGACAGTTGAGGCAAAGAGCTGCCCAGTGATTCGAGCCATTGGATGATATCAGCTGCCCGACGAGACTCGCCACATGGATGCCGAATAACAGCAACTAGAGCACTAGCCTGGCGCTAAACCGATCTATTGGCAACTCTGATTCCGATCTCGAAATCTCGTTTTTGCGCAGAGTTTGATGAGATCCTTGTATCATGGCGATATGTATGACGCTTGAGATGAGAATGCAGCAAAGAGCTGTGCTTGTAATTCTTCTGTTCAGGGTCAGGAACAGCCAGGAACAGCCAGGAACATCCGCAGGGTCGGAGGCCACTTACAATAGATAGTAGTATTGAGGATTGAAAGGGAGGATGGAGTCGTGGAGTCGTGATGAAATGACATCGACACGGCCGATCGCTGGAACGAACCGATTAAGCGCAGCCAGCAAATTCCAACCACCAGCTAGCTAGCTCCCTCTCGTGCTCTTTTCAACCGCGTTTCATTGCTCTCCCTTGGCTGGGTCGCCCAGCTTTCCACTCCTTTACATAACTGCCCACTGCACATCCTTCCTGACGCAGCTTAAAGTTTTGCTTTTTCAGGTGGATTTGTTTTCGACCGCCGTCgtctgtgctgctgctgcttcagcaCGTTGCTCGCAGCCCCTCCCCAGCTCTCgcttctttttcctttcctccgTCTTGTCATATTCAGACTTCAATCTTTCGTTTAATCTTTTCCTTATCGCTCTCTCAATTTCTGTCTAATAAACTATCGCCGGGCCAAATTCAGTCTGCGGCTCGGTCTTCTGAGCTCGCAATCGTCCATTGACTCAGTTGTGTTGCCTGGAACACTGTCACTGACAGTCGACCGTCACTATGGCTGTAAGTATCAACCGATGTACCGGTCGCAGCCAGTATCTCTGACTTATCTCGTGGTGACAGGACTCTGAAAACCCCCAAGCGGCTTCCAATTCCGCCTCCAGTCTTGTCACTGTGCTGGTCCCGTCCTTGGTCGTCGCGGGCGCGATGGTCCTGATCTTTGTGATTCTGCGACGGAGCGAGCGCCGCATGTATATGCCTCGAACCTACCTTGGCGTCCTGCGAGACTCGCAAAAGACGCCCCCTTCGTCAACTGGGCCATTGGGATGGATTAAGGATATGTACAAACTGCCTGATGAATACGTCCTGCAGCACCATTCTATGGACGCATATCTCCTGCTTCGATTTCTCAAAATTATCACCATGATCTGCTTTGTTGGCTCGTGTTTAACCTTTCCGATCCTGTTCCCAGTCAATGCAACCGGTGGAGCAGGCAAGCAACAGCTCGACATTCTGAGTTTCTCCAATGTCAGCGAAACAAAGTACGCTCGTTTCTTTGCACATGCACTCGTCGCCTGGGTTTTTGTCgcttttgttttcttcacCGTCACCCGGGAGAGTCTCTTTTACATTAACCTGCGGCAAGCGTACTCGCTATCCCGCTCCTACGCAAGCCGCTTGTCCTCTCGCACTGTTCTGTTCACTACTGTCCCTGAAGAGTACCAGAGCGTTGAGAAGATTCGGTTTATGTTTGGCGcaaacaaggtcaagaaTGTGTGGCTCACTACAGACACTGCCGAACTGGCGGAAAAGGTCAACGACCGGCACGCTGCCGCGATCAAACTTGAAGCCGCTGAGACAAAGCTAATCCGGATGGCCAATGCTGCGCGCCTCAaggctttgaagaagaacagaggCACCGGTGAACAGTCTACTGCCCCAGAAGCCACTGAAGATGATGGCGAGTCCGGCTCTGTCGCGGCCCGCTGGGTGCGACCCAAGGATCGACCTACTCATCGGCTCAAGCCCATTATCGGTAAGAAAGTCGACACGATCAATTGGGCCAGGTCAGAAATTGAGCGCCTTACCCCTGAAATTGAGGCGCTGCAAACGCAACACAGGGCCGGTGAAGCGAAATTGGTGTCTTCGGTTTTCGTCGAATTTCATACACAGGCGGACGCTCAGGCGGCCTTTCAATCCGTGGCTCACAACCTCCCTCTGCACATGGCACCGCGATACATCGGGCTGGAACCGACTCAAATTATCTGGTCCAACTTGCGCATCAAGTGGTGGGAGCGCATCATTCGGTACGGAGCGTCGGTTGCATTTGTGTCGGCAATGGTTATCTTCTGGGCGATTCCTACGGCTTTCGTCGGTTCTCTatccaacatcaacaattTGACTGATAAGGTTCATTTTCTTCGTTTCATCAACGACGTGCCAGACTGGATTCTGGGTGCGATTACCGGTCTTCTCCCTACTATCTTGATGGCTGTTCTTATGGCTTTGGTCCCTATTGTTCTGCGGTGTAAGTTGTTTTGTTGATTTGCTTTCGATCATGGGCTTACAGACTTTCATAGTGATGGCGAAGATCGGCGGCGCCCCTAATCTGGCAGCTGTGGAGTTGTCCACCCAGAACTTCTACTTCTTTTTTCAGGTGGTGCAAGTGTTCTTGGTCGTAACACTCAGTTCTGCGGCCACGAGTGTCGTGACCAAGATTGTCAGTAACCCTACTTCTGCTACCTCGCTGCTGGCCAACAACCTTCCGCTCTCCGCGAACTTCTACATCTCTTACATTGTCTTGCAAGGATTGTCCTTCAGCTCTGGTGCTCTTCTGCAGATCTCCGGGTTGATTCTTGGGAAAATTCTTGGCCGTCTTTTGGATAACACCCCCCGGAAAATGTACAGCCGCTGGTCGAATCTTGCTGGTTTGGGCTGGGGAACTGTGTATCCCGTTTTCACTCTCCTGGCGGTCATTGGTGCGTATCCCTGCTCATTTAAGTAATCAGCTCAACTGACCGATCTAGCAATTACCTATTCGTGCATCGCACCGCTGGTTCTCGGCTTCGCCACCATCGGCTTGTATCTCTTCTACTTTGCCTACCGGTACAACTTGCTGTACGTGTCCAATGCCGATATTGACACTCAGGGCAAGACCTTTGCGCGGGCGTTGCAACAGATTCTGGTCGGATGCTACCTATTGGTGGTCTGCCTTATCGGTCTTTTCGCCATTGGAACTGGTACTGACCCAATCGCTCTTGGACCTATGATTCTCACAATCATTCTTCTCGTGACCATGATCATCTATCACGTTTCGCTCAATGCAGCCCTGGACCCGCTCATCAACTACCTCCCAAGGAAtctggaagcggaagaggaagctttgCTTTCACAGGAAACCAACGGGGCGAAGGATGAATACGACGGCAGCGCCAGCCCTTCCGCCGCTGACGGTCAAACCGCGGATAATGTTGACTCTGCTGAGAAGGGTCTCACTCAAGCCAACCCCGCTGAACCCAAGACCAACTTCCTGACTAAGTATCTCCGACCTGACAAGTACTCGGGATACCGTCAGCTGCGCACACTCGTACCCAACGGCACGGAAACTGTCTCCTACCCTCCCGAGGTCGAGCGGAACGCTTACTACCACCCTGCCATTAGTGCTCAGGCACCACTTCTCTGGATACCCCGTGACGAAATGGGCATCAGTGCTCAGGAAGTGGCTCACACGAGCCGCGTTATCCCCATCACAGACGAGGACGCCTGgttggatgagaagaacCATATCGTTTGGAATGTTGAAAAGGGTGTTCCTCCGATTttcgaagagaagatctACTACTAAACGGCCTGTATACCCTTGCAAATGCTCTCACTTTAAAGTGTTGTCTTTCTCTTATCTTTCGATATGCTTGATACCCAGCGTCTTTATGGACCACGGTTGATGCACGCAGCAATATCTGGCAGGTTTGGATGTGTTGTCCATACCTATATGCGGATGTCTAATCATAATAATATGACTGTTTTACCAAGATTCATCGCCGGACGGTGTAGTGCTGATTGACTTGCCTATTCTAAGTAAGAGTGCTGGATTGGCGGCCATATACATGACCCAGCATCAACACAATTATCTACACCTCACTCCAGAATCCCCAGATTCTTCTTCCATAACCTCTTGATCCTCCCCACTATATACACCACGAATCCCTAAGAAAACCAGACCCAcatatccagctctttcaccCTCCATTCCCTGTCATCTACAGACAACATCTTCCACTATTCATGCTCCCTACTTCCCGCCCTGACCTTCCCTCACCAGCCAAAAGCCAGTTTAGTGCTCGTCTTCCAGGATGGAGAGATAACGAGGCGAACTTCTCTCTGGATTTGATACACAAATAACTTTGAGCGTGTTACTAGCGAGGAGAGCATAAGTAGAATAGGTAGCTGGAGGATGTCAAGACTTGGAGGGATGGGGAAAGAATGGGTCTAGAGAACTGATAGCGGGTTCAAAGGAGGCGCCGTGGGGTTTAGCATAGGTGGAAGATTTAGGCGGAATATCAGGACAATAGAGATGTGTAAGGGAGGTTTACTGTTGGAACCATAGACGCAGTTAACCCTTCCCTGCTCTGGATGTGAGGATAGCATAGAATAGTTTCAGATGGTATTGGCGGTGCTTGTGGCCTCAGATTCTAGATTCGCAGCATGGGCTGGCTTGGATATTGCAGAGGAAGAGTCCTTTTGGGAAGGGTAACTATTATGCTACCTGTTCTTATCACGACTGCTGATGTAACATACACACCTGCACACCGCTGCAGGCCTTTGAATGGTTtactgctgcggctgcatgACATTCTGAGACTGATATCTCGAGACGCGAGAATAGCTAGGCGGGGACCGCACAGGAAATGCATTGAGCTCTAGCTCCTCATGAAGAACGCGGAAGATTATGTCTCTCCTTGGGAAGACAAATACCAGACCCAAAAATCGTCAAAATTCTATGATAAAGCAGATTACTTGTATGAAAATAGGTATCATCACTCATTACCACCAAACATGCTCCTCGACTCCATCCGTGCAACCCCAAGCCATCCAGATGCCAGGCCGTGCCATTTCATCATACGACGACTATTCCTCATCAATCGCACAATTAGGATGCAGCACATAGATCGTCCTGTCAGTCTGCACCTCAGAagcctcatcaacaaggcCCTCCCCACGAATCGGCATGAGAATGTTATCTTTAACCATGCGCTTGAGGACTTTAACAGCAAGGCTGCGCTCCCGCTGCAGATCCTCCTCATTGTTCAGCTCGGCCTCAATCTGCTCGAGGTACCAGACAAGTAAGTCTTCCTGCTCGACACCCTCGCCCGCTTGGGCCTCGTCTTCGCGAATCCGGCGCACAACCAGGTTCAGAATCTTCATGTATTTGTCATAGGTAATCTTTGTCTTGGCGCGTGGTTCAACGGGCTCAGCTGCGGCGGCCGACTGGGGCTCCTCGCGCATCGGGCTGTCGCCGTCTCGGTCGCGGTCGGGCATGTCCTCAT
Protein-coding sequences here:
- a CDS encoding putative DUF221 domain protein (transcript_id=CADANIAT00002499), producing the protein MADSENPQAASNSASSLVTVLVPSLVVAGAMVLIFVILRRSERRMYMPRTYLGVLRDSQKTPPSSTGPLGWIKDMYKLPDEYVLQHHSMDAYLLLRFLKIITMICFVGSCLTFPILFPVNATGGAGKQQLDILSFSNVSETKYARFFAHALVAWVFVAFVFFTVTRESLFYINLRQAYSLSRSYASRLSSRTVLFTTVPEEYQSVEKIRFMFGANKVKNVWLTTDTAELAEKVNDRHAAAIKLEAAETKLIRMANAARLKALKKNRGTGEQSTAPEATEDDGESGSVAARWVRPKDRPTHRLKPIIGKKVDTINWARSEIERLTPEIEALQTQHRAGEAKLVSSVFVEFHTQADAQAAFQSVAHNLPLHMAPRYIGLEPTQIIWSNLRIKWWERIIRYGASVAFVSAMVIFWAIPTAFVGSLSNINNLTDKVHFLRFINDVPDWILGAITGLLPTILMAVLMALVPIVLRLMAKIGGAPNLAAVELSTQNFYFFFQVVQVFLVVTLSSAATSVVTKIVSNPTSATSLLANNLPLSANFYISYIVLQGLSFSSGALLQISGLILGKILGRLLDNTPRKMYSRWSNLAGLGWGTVYPVFTLLAVIAITYSCIAPLVLGFATIGLYLFYFAYRYNLLYVSNADIDTQGKTFARALQQILVGCYLLVVCLIGLFAIGTGTDPIALGPMILTIILLVTMIIYHVSLNAALDPLINYLPRNLEAEEEALLSQETNGAKDEYDGSASPSAADGQTADNVDSAEKGLTQANPAEPKTNFLTKYLRPDKYSGYRQLRTLVPNGTETVSYPPEVERNAYYHPAISAQAPLLWIPRDEMGISAQEVAHTSRVIPITDEDAWLDEKNHIVWNVEKGVPPIFEEKIYY